From one Mycobacterium colombiense CECT 3035 genomic stretch:
- a CDS encoding flavin reductase family protein, whose protein sequence is MSDPETEAFDKLVALLNYPMYVVTTQADGTPAGCLVGFASQTSIHPPRFLVGLSRRNHTFRVAHDASHLAVHVFDHDHLDVVELFGSQTGDEVDKFARCSWHRGPEQLPILDDAAAWFAGEILERFSLGDHVGHLLAPVGGSPPQELETWVSFGDVRELEPGHEA, encoded by the coding sequence ATGTCCGACCCGGAAACCGAAGCGTTCGACAAGCTGGTGGCGCTGCTGAACTATCCGATGTACGTCGTCACCACCCAGGCCGACGGCACCCCGGCCGGCTGCCTGGTGGGTTTTGCCAGCCAGACCAGCATCCATCCACCCCGCTTCCTGGTCGGCCTGTCCCGGCGCAACCACACCTTCCGCGTCGCCCACGACGCCTCCCACCTGGCCGTGCACGTGTTCGACCACGACCACCTGGACGTGGTGGAGCTCTTCGGCAGCCAGACCGGCGACGAGGTCGACAAGTTCGCCCGATGCTCCTGGCACCGCGGCCCCGAACAGCTGCCCATCCTCGACGACGCCGCCGCCTGGTTCGCCGGCGAGATCCTGGAACGTTTCTCGCTGGGCGATCACGTCGGGCACCTGCTGGCGCCGGTGGGCGGCAGCCCGCCACAGGAACTGGAGACCTGGGTGTCCTTCGGCGACGTGCGCGAGCTGGAACCCGGCCATGAGGCCTAG
- a CDS encoding pyrimidine reductase family protein, giving the protein MSESPRIGAVPGIVELAPFYADPPDGVRANMIFSADGAAAFGGRAGPLSCPTDQRLLNILRGLADVVLVGAGTARAENYGPVKLSDAARARRQHEGRAEPPPIAVVSRSGELPARLFSNPDQPPILVTCERTAARHDPDDDRQHVMVAGQDSVDVSRAVAMLRELGMHRILCEGGPTLLDELVEADAVTEICVTLAPKLAASQPVGYRSHPARLPTPVTMQLEHVFVCDGYLFVKYRR; this is encoded by the coding sequence GTGAGCGAGTCGCCCCGAATCGGCGCCGTCCCCGGCATCGTCGAACTCGCGCCGTTCTATGCCGATCCCCCGGATGGCGTGCGCGCCAACATGATCTTCAGCGCCGACGGCGCGGCCGCGTTCGGCGGTCGCGCCGGTCCCCTGTCATGCCCCACCGATCAGCGGCTGTTGAACATCCTGCGCGGCCTGGCCGACGTCGTGCTCGTCGGCGCCGGTACCGCCCGCGCCGAAAACTATGGCCCGGTGAAGCTGAGCGACGCGGCGCGCGCCAGGCGGCAGCACGAAGGGCGCGCCGAACCGCCCCCGATCGCCGTGGTGAGCCGCAGCGGTGAACTACCGGCCCGGCTGTTCAGCAACCCGGACCAGCCGCCGATCCTGGTCACCTGCGAACGCACCGCGGCACGACACGACCCCGACGACGATCGGCAACACGTCATGGTCGCCGGGCAGGACTCGGTGGACGTCTCCCGCGCGGTCGCGATGCTGCGCGAGCTGGGCATGCACCGCATCCTGTGCGAGGGCGGCCCCACGCTGCTCGACGAGCTGGTGGAGGCCGACGCCGTCACCGAGATCTGCGTGACCCTCGCCCCGAAGCTGGCGGCGAGCCAGCCGGTCGGCTACCGGTCACACCCGGCCCGGCTGCCCACCCCGGTCACCATGCAACTCGAGCACGTGTTCGTCTGCGACGGCTATCTGTTTGTGAAATATCGCCGCTGA
- a CDS encoding N-acetylglutaminylglutamine amidotransferase has translation MCGVTGEVRLDGQAPDVAAVSAMAAVLTPRGPDAGGAWSQGRVALGHRRLKIIDLTEAGAQPMVDSELGLSLAWNGCIYNYKELRQELSGYGYRFFSHSDTEVLIKAYHRWGDDFVSHLFGMFAFAIVERDSGRVLLGRDRLGIKPLYLTEDNHRVRFASTLPALLAGGGVDTRIDPVALHHYMSFHSVVPAPHTILRGVRKVPPASLVAIEPDGRRTVTTYWAPDFTRHADRADWSERDWEDAVLSTLRLAVKRRLVADVPVGCLLSGGVDSSLIVGLLAEAGQHGLSTFSIGFESAGGVKGDEFQYSDIVAKRFETDHHQIRIDSDRMLPALDGAIGAMSEPMVSHDCVAFYLLSQEVARHVKVVQSGQGADEVFAGYHWYPPMGSPAAASLEGAVAEYRGAFFDRDSAELAGLLGPGIMAPGDPSLRFVTEHFAQAGAETGIDRALRLDTTVMLIDDPVKRVDNMTMAWGLEGRVPFLDHELVELAATCPPELKIAHEGKGVLKQAARRVIPSEVIDRPKGYFPVPALTHLEGPYLDMVRDALYAPVAKERGLFRADAVDTLLENPNGKLTPLRGNELWQIALLELWLQRHGVSGPVA, from the coding sequence GTGTGCGGAGTCACCGGGGAGGTACGACTCGACGGGCAGGCGCCCGATGTAGCGGCGGTCTCAGCGATGGCCGCGGTGCTGACACCACGGGGTCCGGATGCCGGCGGCGCCTGGTCGCAGGGTCGCGTTGCGCTCGGCCATCGTCGCCTCAAAATCATCGATCTCACCGAAGCCGGCGCCCAGCCGATGGTCGACTCGGAGCTGGGCCTGTCGCTGGCGTGGAACGGCTGCATCTACAACTACAAGGAGTTGCGGCAGGAGCTCAGCGGGTACGGCTACCGGTTCTTCTCGCACAGCGACACCGAGGTTCTGATCAAGGCCTACCACCGCTGGGGCGACGACTTCGTCAGCCATCTGTTCGGCATGTTCGCCTTCGCCATCGTCGAGCGCGACAGCGGGCGGGTGCTGCTCGGCCGGGACCGGCTCGGCATCAAGCCGCTGTACCTGACGGAGGACAACCACCGCGTGCGGTTCGCGTCCACGTTGCCGGCCCTGCTGGCCGGCGGCGGCGTGGACACCCGGATCGACCCGGTCGCCCTGCACCACTACATGAGCTTCCACTCGGTGGTGCCCGCGCCGCACACCATCCTGCGCGGCGTCCGCAAGGTGCCGCCCGCGTCGCTGGTGGCCATCGAGCCGGACGGCAGGCGCACCGTCACCACGTACTGGGCGCCCGACTTCACCCGTCACGCCGACCGAGCCGACTGGTCGGAGCGCGACTGGGAGGACGCGGTGCTGTCCACGCTGCGGCTGGCGGTCAAGCGCCGCCTGGTCGCCGACGTGCCGGTCGGCTGCCTGCTGTCCGGGGGCGTGGACTCCAGCCTGATCGTGGGTCTGCTCGCCGAGGCCGGCCAGCACGGCCTGTCGACCTTCTCCATCGGCTTCGAGTCGGCGGGCGGCGTCAAGGGCGACGAGTTCCAGTACTCCGACATCGTGGCCAAGCGCTTCGAGACCGACCATCACCAGATCCGCATCGATTCCGACCGGATGCTGCCGGCGCTGGACGGGGCCATCGGCGCGATGAGCGAGCCGATGGTCAGCCACGACTGCGTCGCCTTCTACCTGCTGAGCCAGGAAGTGGCGCGGCACGTGAAGGTCGTGCAGTCCGGTCAGGGCGCCGACGAGGTGTTCGCCGGCTACCACTGGTACCCGCCGATGGGCTCGCCGGCCGCCGCATCGCTGGAGGGTGCCGTCGCCGAGTACCGCGGTGCCTTCTTCGATCGCGATTCGGCGGAGCTGGCCGGCCTGCTGGGGCCGGGCATCATGGCGCCGGGTGACCCCAGCCTGCGGTTCGTCACCGAGCACTTCGCCCAGGCCGGCGCCGAGACCGGCATCGACCGCGCGCTGCGGCTCGACACGACCGTGATGCTGATCGACGACCCGGTGAAGCGGGTCGACAACATGACGATGGCGTGGGGCCTGGAGGGCCGGGTGCCGTTCCTCGACCACGAGCTGGTCGAGCTCGCCGCCACCTGCCCGCCGGAACTCAAGATCGCCCACGAAGGCAAGGGCGTCCTGAAACAGGCTGCGCGACGGGTGATTCCGTCAGAGGTCATCGACCGACCGAAGGGATATTTCCCGGTTCCGGCGCTGACCCATCTCGAAGGCCCCTACCTCGACATGGTCCGCGACGCCCTCTATGCGCCGGTTGCCAAGGAGCGCGGGCTGTTTCGTGCAGACGCGGTCGACACCCTGCTGGAGAATCCCAACGGCAAACTGACCCCGCTGCGGGGTAACGAGCTCTGGCAGATCGCCCTGCTCGAGCTCTGGTTGCAGCGTCACGGTGTATCGGGCCCGGTTGCATGA
- the ngg gene encoding N-acetylglutaminylglutamine synthetase, producing the protein MTTVDPSGDHTEAITLGLHDASPPELVDAMAKDVELELGWGRLIFGQTFANSQELVEALRREGPGRRDICIYARESHVVVAEAPTELFIDPSHTYRLRFTPKTKNLAPSPLGVTVRTLNDPIDADAMNRVYVRCGMVPAGVDVIWDNHQNVPAVKYLLAVRDEDGAVVGTVTGVDHELLFNDPEEGSSLWTLAVDPAAGLPGVGGALTKALAEHFRSAGRAYMDLSVAHDNAAAIGLYEKLGFRRVPVLAIKRKNAINEPLFTPPPETIDDLNPYARIIADEALRRGIWVEVLDAETGEMRLTHGGRSVVTRESLSEYTSAVAMCRCDDKRLTRRLVSEAGITVPRARLATFDEGDFAFLKEVGEVVVKPTRGEQGKGITVGVLPDNGPDDLSSALARARQQYPDVLIEQRVTGDDLRLVVIDGRVVAAALRMPPEIIGTGEHSVRDLIAAESRRRSAATGGESRIPLDDLTESTIAEAGWSLDDVLPQGTRLRVRRTANLHQGGTIHDVTAHVNSELCRVAVTAAEAIGIPVTGIDLLVPDVSGADYAFIEANERPGLANHEPQPTAAAFIDFLFPGHPGQPQAWTPEESRADRG; encoded by the coding sequence ATGACCACGGTCGATCCGTCCGGCGACCACACCGAGGCGATCACGCTCGGTCTGCACGACGCCTCGCCGCCGGAGCTGGTGGACGCGATGGCCAAGGATGTCGAGCTCGAACTCGGTTGGGGCCGGCTGATTTTCGGGCAGACCTTCGCCAATTCCCAGGAACTGGTCGAGGCGCTGCGCCGCGAGGGGCCCGGGCGTCGCGACATCTGCATCTACGCCCGCGAGTCGCACGTGGTGGTTGCCGAGGCGCCCACCGAGCTGTTCATCGACCCCAGCCACACCTACCGGCTGCGTTTCACCCCTAAGACGAAGAACCTGGCGCCGTCGCCGCTGGGCGTGACGGTGCGCACGCTCAACGACCCGATCGATGCCGACGCCATGAACCGCGTCTACGTGCGTTGCGGCATGGTCCCGGCCGGCGTCGACGTGATCTGGGACAACCATCAGAACGTGCCGGCGGTGAAGTATCTGCTCGCGGTGCGCGACGAGGACGGGGCCGTGGTCGGCACCGTCACCGGCGTCGACCACGAGTTGCTGTTCAACGACCCGGAAGAGGGCTCGAGCCTGTGGACGCTGGCGGTCGATCCGGCCGCCGGGCTCCCCGGCGTCGGCGGCGCCCTGACCAAGGCGCTGGCCGAGCACTTCCGCAGCGCGGGCCGCGCCTACATGGACCTGTCGGTGGCGCACGACAACGCCGCCGCCATCGGCCTCTACGAGAAGCTGGGGTTCCGCCGCGTCCCGGTGCTGGCGATCAAGCGCAAGAACGCGATCAACGAGCCGCTGTTCACCCCGCCGCCCGAGACGATCGACGACCTCAACCCGTACGCCCGGATCATCGCCGACGAAGCGCTGCGCCGCGGCATCTGGGTCGAGGTGCTCGATGCCGAGACGGGCGAGATGCGCCTGACCCACGGCGGCCGCAGCGTCGTCACGCGCGAGTCGCTGTCCGAGTACACCTCCGCGGTGGCCATGTGCCGCTGCGACGACAAGCGGCTGACGCGCCGGCTGGTCTCCGAGGCGGGCATCACCGTGCCGCGCGCCCGGCTGGCCACCTTCGACGAGGGTGACTTCGCCTTCCTCAAGGAGGTCGGCGAGGTCGTCGTCAAACCGACGCGTGGCGAGCAGGGCAAGGGCATCACCGTCGGGGTCCTGCCGGACAACGGACCCGACGACCTCAGCTCCGCGCTGGCGCGGGCCCGGCAGCAATACCCGGACGTGCTGATCGAGCAGCGGGTGACCGGCGACGACCTGCGGCTGGTGGTGATCGACGGCCGCGTCGTCGCCGCCGCGCTGCGGATGCCCCCGGAGATCATCGGCACCGGGGAGCACAGCGTGCGCGACCTGATCGCGGCCGAGAGCCGGCGGCGCTCGGCGGCCACCGGCGGCGAGTCCCGCATCCCGCTCGACGACCTCACGGAATCGACGATCGCCGAGGCCGGCTGGAGCCTGGACGACGTGCTGCCGCAGGGCACCCGGCTGCGGGTTCGCCGCACCGCCAACCTGCATCAGGGCGGCACCATCCACGACGTCACCGCGCACGTCAACAGCGAACTGTGCCGCGTCGCGGTGACGGCCGCCGAGGCGATCGGCATCCCGGTGACCGGCATCGACCTGCTGGTGCCCGACGTCAGCGGCGCCGACTACGCCTTCATCGAAGCCAACGAGCGCCCCGGGCTGGCCAACCACGAGCCCCAGCCCACGGCCGCGGCCTTCATCGACTTCCTCTTTCCCGGCCACCCCGGCCAGCCGCAGGCCTGGACCCCCGAAGAGTCCCGGGCCGATCGCGGCTGA
- a CDS encoding serine/threonine protein kinase PknE, with the protein MGDATADSREGTQFGPYRLRRLVGRGGMGDVYEAEDTVRERIVALKLMSRTLSNDPVFRSRMQREARTAGRLHEPHVVPIHDFGEIDGQLYVDMRLIDGKDLASMLKRYGPISPPRAIAIVRQIGSALDAAHTAGILHRDVKPENILVSADDFAYLVDFGIASATSDEKLTQFGTTVGTAKYMAPERFGDSEITAKADIYALACVLYECLTGSPPYTGDQLSVMGAHMHQPIPRPSAARPSIPAAFDGVIARGMAKDPADRFLTCGDLSAAAYGALAAPDQDRATDILERSQMATPPAAFAGQPAGGFAPGPPVAAPAPPPLGGWPAPPAAQPLTAGAPGLQPAAWGGPPVWTNAGATPPWGQPPRSSRKPWLWVGVAATLTVALIGVILGVVRPWESKTRPAPAPPPPPPDAVALRVLDDGVFVGSSAAQTTIDVFNEPICPPCGSFIRSNATDIDTAVNNKKLAVRYHLLNFLDDKSHSQDYSTRAVAATYCVAGQNDPKVYVDFYSGLFASSFQPQEGAAEDRTDGELAQLAKTVGADGAVVACIKSGDDIGTAKAKAANGYSTLSADNANSTPFVWDGTTAVNYQNPAWLTKLTG; encoded by the coding sequence ATGGGTGACGCGACCGCGGATTCGCGGGAGGGTACGCAATTCGGGCCGTATCGGCTGCGGCGGTTGGTCGGTCGCGGCGGCATGGGCGACGTCTACGAGGCCGAGGACACCGTCCGCGAGCGCATCGTGGCCCTGAAGCTGATGTCGCGCACCCTGTCCAACGACCCGGTCTTCCGTTCGCGGATGCAGCGCGAGGCCCGCACGGCCGGACGGCTGCACGAACCGCACGTCGTGCCCATCCACGACTTCGGCGAGATAGACGGCCAGCTGTACGTGGACATGCGGCTGATCGACGGCAAAGACCTGGCCAGCATGCTGAAGCGCTACGGGCCGATCTCACCGCCGCGGGCGATAGCTATTGTCCGCCAGATCGGTTCGGCGCTCGACGCCGCCCACACCGCCGGGATCCTGCACCGGGACGTCAAACCGGAAAACATTCTGGTGAGCGCCGACGACTTCGCCTACCTCGTCGATTTCGGCATCGCCAGCGCCACCTCGGACGAAAAGCTCACGCAATTCGGCACCACCGTGGGCACCGCCAAATACATGGCCCCGGAACGGTTCGGCGACTCCGAGATCACCGCGAAAGCCGACATCTACGCGCTGGCCTGCGTGCTGTACGAATGCCTGACCGGCTCGCCGCCCTACACCGGCGACCAGCTCAGCGTGATGGGCGCGCACATGCACCAGCCGATCCCGCGGCCGAGCGCGGCCCGGCCCAGCATCCCGGCCGCCTTCGACGGGGTCATCGCCCGCGGCATGGCCAAGGACCCGGCGGACCGCTTCCTCACCTGTGGTGACCTGTCGGCGGCCGCCTACGGCGCGCTGGCCGCACCCGATCAGGATCGGGCCACCGACATCTTGGAACGCAGCCAAATGGCAACGCCACCGGCCGCATTCGCCGGCCAGCCGGCCGGCGGCTTCGCGCCCGGGCCGCCCGTCGCCGCGCCGGCGCCACCGCCCCTCGGCGGCTGGCCCGCGCCGCCCGCCGCGCAACCCCTGACCGCCGGCGCCCCGGGGCTGCAGCCCGCCGCGTGGGGCGGCCCGCCGGTCTGGACGAACGCCGGCGCGACACCGCCGTGGGGCCAACCGCCGCGTTCCAGCCGCAAACCCTGGCTGTGGGTCGGTGTCGCCGCCACCCTGACGGTGGCGCTCATCGGGGTGATCCTCGGCGTCGTCCGTCCCTGGGAATCGAAGACCCGGCCCGCGCCCGCCCCACCCCCGCCACCGCCGGATGCCGTGGCGCTGCGGGTCCTCGATGACGGTGTGTTCGTGGGCAGTTCGGCGGCCCAGACCACGATCGACGTCTTCAACGAACCCATCTGCCCGCCGTGTGGCAGCTTCATCAGGTCGAACGCCACCGACATCGACACCGCCGTGAACAACAAGAAGCTCGCCGTGCGCTACCACCTGCTGAACTTCCTCGACGACAAGTCGCACAGCCAGGACTACTCGACGCGCGCGGTGGCGGCCACCTACTGCGTCGCCGGGCAGAACGACCCCAAGGTCTACGTCGACTTCTATTCCGGCCTGTTCGCCAGCAGCTTTCAGCCCCAAGAGGGCGCCGCCGAAGACCGCACCGACGGCGAGCTCGCGCAACTGGCCAAGACGGTCGGCGCGGATGGCGCCGTCGTCGCGTGCATCAAGTCCGGCGACGACATCGGCACCGCCAAGGCGAAGGCGGCGAACGGCTACTCGACCCTGTCGGCGGACAACGCCAATTCCACGCCCTTCGTCTGGGACGGCACGACCGCGGTGAACTACCAGAACCCGGCCTGGCTGACGAAACTCACCGGATAG
- a CDS encoding serine/threonine-protein kinase has translation MGDAQGSRSGTMFGPYRLGRLLGRGGMGEVYEAEHTVKQWTVALKLMSHTFSQDPVFRKRMEREARITGRLLEPHVVPIHDYGEIDGQLFLEMRLIEGADLDSLLQREGPLPAPRAVAIIHQVASALDAAHAAGVTHRDVKPQNILITGDDFAYLVDFGIASAKTDEKLTQLGTAVGTLKYMAPERFSSDSSSSDVTSRADVYALACVLYECLTGVPPYAADSTGALVTAHLMHPIPKPSAHGVNPAFDAVIAAGMAKDPSERYPTAGALADAAHKALTSPERERAATILERSSTAVAEVPISPPAPPRRRRTRWPMVAAAAVVAVAISAVGVWLVLKPTSQPQHRASSGKTAPPSAAAPSGEAARLISLLPPGYLPGTCTPATAESGSIWVHAVAMVTCGQNTQPGGPARATYGLFATPDRLKKAFNDDVGNVSLVNCPGEGRSPVSWHYDETPNDMAGLIACGTYNGHPNVIWSNDARLMLSDVTGDPATVEDLHTWWDAYG, from the coding sequence ATGGGCGACGCGCAGGGCTCGCGGTCGGGAACGATGTTCGGCCCGTACCGCCTGGGCCGGCTGCTCGGCCGGGGCGGCATGGGCGAGGTCTACGAGGCCGAGCACACCGTCAAGCAGTGGACCGTGGCGCTGAAGCTGATGTCGCACACGTTCAGCCAGGATCCGGTGTTCCGCAAGCGAATGGAGCGCGAAGCCCGCATCACCGGCCGGCTGCTGGAGCCGCATGTGGTGCCGATCCACGACTACGGCGAGATCGACGGCCAGCTGTTCTTGGAGATGCGCCTCATCGAGGGTGCCGACCTGGACAGCCTGCTGCAACGGGAGGGACCGCTGCCCGCGCCGCGCGCGGTGGCCATCATCCACCAGGTCGCATCCGCCCTGGACGCGGCCCACGCCGCCGGGGTGACGCATCGCGACGTCAAACCGCAGAACATCCTGATCACCGGCGACGACTTCGCCTATCTGGTCGACTTCGGCATCGCCAGCGCCAAGACCGACGAGAAGCTCACCCAACTGGGCACCGCGGTGGGGACATTGAAATACATGGCGCCCGAACGCTTTTCGAGTGACTCGTCGAGCAGCGACGTGACGTCTCGCGCCGACGTGTACGCGCTGGCGTGCGTGCTCTACGAATGCCTGACCGGCGTGCCACCGTACGCGGCCGACAGCACGGGCGCGCTGGTCACCGCGCACCTGATGCACCCCATCCCCAAACCCAGCGCGCACGGCGTGAACCCGGCATTCGACGCGGTCATCGCGGCGGGAATGGCCAAGGATCCCAGCGAGCGCTACCCCACCGCCGGCGCGCTGGCGGACGCCGCGCACAAGGCGCTCACCAGCCCGGAACGCGAACGCGCCGCGACGATCCTGGAACGCAGCAGCACCGCGGTCGCCGAGGTCCCGATCAGCCCACCCGCGCCGCCGCGGCGCCGGCGCACCCGCTGGCCGATGGTGGCCGCCGCGGCCGTCGTCGCCGTCGCGATCAGCGCCGTCGGCGTCTGGCTGGTGCTCAAACCCACCAGCCAGCCGCAGCACCGGGCGAGCTCGGGCAAGACGGCGCCGCCGTCGGCCGCCGCCCCCAGCGGCGAGGCGGCGCGACTGATCAGCCTGCTGCCACCGGGCTACCTGCCGGGAACCTGCACGCCCGCCACTGCCGAGTCGGGCAGCATCTGGGTGCACGCGGTGGCCATGGTGACCTGCGGACAGAACACCCAGCCCGGCGGCCCGGCCCGGGCCACCTACGGCCTGTTCGCAACGCCCGACCGGCTGAAGAAGGCCTTCAACGACGACGTCGGCAACGTCAGCCTGGTGAACTGCCCCGGCGAGGGACGCTCGCCCGTCAGCTGGCACTACGACGAGACCCCCAACGACATGGCGGGCCTGATCGCGTGCGGCACCTACAACGGCCACCCGAACGTGATCTGGTCCAACGACGCCAGGCTCATGCTCAGCGACGTCACCGGCGATCCGGCGACCGTCGAAGACCTGCACACGTGGTGGGACGCGTACGGCTGA
- a CDS encoding MFS transporter, giving the protein MSASAQTKTISTHVPARLDRLPWSRFHWRVVVGLGGVWVLDGLEVTMVGNVSARLMEHNSGISLNAAQIGMAAAIYIAGACSGALFFGHLTDRFGRRNLFIITLAIYLVATVATAFAFAPWYFFLTRFFTGSGIGGEYAAINSAIDELIPARVRGRVDLVINGTYWLGSAAGAGGALVLLDTSNFPPDIGWRLAFGIGAILGIFVLLVRRNVPESPRWLFIHGRDKEAEQIVGDIEEAVERETGEPLPEPQGKALRIRQRTAISFREIAAVAFKLYPRRAILGLALFIGQAFLYNGVTFNLGTLLSQFYAVPSGMVPVFFVLWALSNFAGPLVLGHLFDTVGRKPMITLTYIGSGVAVVALAIVFLTQAGGVWAFIGVLIVAFFLASAGASAAYLTVSEIFPMETRALAIAFFYAMGTAIGGITGPLLFGQLINSGMRSEVVWSFLIGAVVMAAAGLVELWLGIAAEQRPLEELALPLTVEDAERQEDSEPVTD; this is encoded by the coding sequence ATGAGTGCCAGCGCGCAAACAAAGACCATCTCGACGCACGTGCCGGCACGGCTGGACCGGTTGCCGTGGTCGCGGTTTCACTGGCGCGTCGTCGTCGGGCTGGGCGGGGTGTGGGTGCTCGACGGGCTCGAGGTCACCATGGTGGGCAACGTCTCGGCCCGGCTGATGGAGCACAACAGCGGCATCTCGCTGAACGCCGCGCAGATCGGCATGGCGGCCGCCATCTACATCGCGGGGGCGTGTTCGGGGGCGCTGTTCTTCGGCCACCTGACGGACCGCTTCGGCCGGCGCAACCTGTTCATCATCACGCTGGCGATCTACCTGGTGGCCACGGTCGCCACCGCGTTCGCGTTCGCCCCGTGGTACTTCTTCCTGACCCGGTTCTTCACCGGGTCGGGCATCGGCGGCGAGTACGCCGCCATCAATTCGGCCATCGATGAGTTGATCCCGGCGCGGGTGCGCGGCCGGGTCGACCTGGTGATCAACGGAACCTATTGGCTGGGCTCGGCCGCCGGTGCGGGCGGCGCGCTGGTCCTGTTGGACACGTCGAACTTCCCGCCCGACATCGGCTGGCGCCTCGCCTTCGGCATCGGCGCCATCCTCGGCATTTTCGTGTTGCTGGTGCGGCGCAACGTCCCGGAGAGCCCGCGCTGGCTGTTCATCCACGGCCGCGACAAGGAGGCCGAGCAGATCGTCGGCGACATCGAGGAGGCGGTCGAGCGGGAGACCGGCGAGCCGCTGCCCGAACCGCAGGGCAAGGCGCTGCGGATCCGCCAGCGCACGGCGATTTCGTTCCGCGAGATCGCCGCCGTGGCGTTCAAGCTCTATCCGCGGCGCGCGATCCTGGGACTGGCGCTGTTCATCGGCCAGGCGTTCCTCTACAACGGCGTCACGTTCAACCTCGGCACGCTGCTCAGCCAGTTCTACGCCGTGCCGTCGGGCATGGTGCCGGTGTTCTTCGTGCTGTGGGCCCTGAGCAATTTCGCCGGGCCGCTGGTGCTCGGGCACCTGTTCGACACCGTGGGCCGCAAGCCGATGATCACGTTGACCTACATCGGTTCCGGGGTGGCGGTGGTGGCGCTGGCGATCGTGTTCCTCACCCAGGCCGGCGGCGTGTGGGCGTTCATCGGCGTGTTGATCGTGGCGTTCTTCCTGGCGTCGGCGGGCGCCAGCGCGGCGTACCTGACGGTCAGCGAGATCTTCCCGATGGAGACCAGGGCCCTGGCGATCGCGTTCTTCTACGCGATGGGCACGGCGATCGGCGGCATCACCGGCCCGCTGCTGTTCGGTCAGCTGATCAACTCGGGCATGCGCAGCGAGGTCGTCTGGTCGTTCCTGATCGGCGCGGTGGTGATGGCCGCGGCCGGGCTGGTCGAGTTGTGGCTCGGCATCGCCGCCGAGCAGCGCCCGCTCGAGGAGCTGGCGCTGCCGTTGACCGTGGAAGACGCTGAGCGGCAAGAGGATTCGGAGCCGGTCACGGACTAG